The Plectropomus leopardus isolate mb unplaced genomic scaffold, YSFRI_Pleo_2.0 unplaced_scaffold4368, whole genome shotgun sequence genome contains the following window.
CCCTGAACCGTGAAGTGTCCCGTGTCTCCTGCAGGACGCTCCAACCCGTCTCTGCGCTGCGTCCTTATGGCGTTGAACAGGACGCCTCAGCAGGACTCCAGTCAGCTGCCCAGCTGCTCGTGCTCTCCGGTGCAGACGTTCAGCGCCGGCTCCTCCTGCAAGCTGCTCACCAAGAACGCCGTCTTCAGGAGGCCCGACGGAGGCGGGACGCTGGTCTGCGCCGGGGACGAGTCCTCCAACTCCACCATGGtcagtcctgtgtgtgtgtgtgtgtgtgtgtgtgtgtgtgtgtatgcggtTTAGTCGCATTAGTTCCCTGACGAAACTCAAACCAAAGAACTGGAGactctctgatttttttttttttcatgtcataaaaaaacagttttcagattttttggaaagatgtttaaccctttgaaaaaaaaattaaaaaaatgaaaacgtgGAGAAAAGCAATGACCAGCGAACAAGAAatgggagaaaaggcaatgaccagcGAACaagaaatgagttaaaaaagaacaaattagttatttatttattttacttttattttactttttttaccgtcccttttttaaacagcatttaacTTTCTTAACTTTTAGTTTTcttctcatttattttgtcattttaaagttacctaactcatctcctcctcctcttcctcttcttcctcctcgtcttcctcctcctcatcctcctcctcctcctcgtccttgTCCTCCTTATCCTCGTCCTCTTCCTTGTCCTTcttgtcttcttcttcctcctcctcctcctcttcctcctcctcctcctcttcctcctcctcgtcctcctcctcctcctcgtcctcctcgtcctcctcctccccctcgtcctcctcctcctcctcctcctcgtcctcctcctcgtcctcctcagGTGTGGGACGCAGGCAGCGGCTCTCTGCTCCAGAAGCTTCCGGCGGACCTCCCTGTGCTGGACATCAGCCCGTTCTCGGTGAACGGCGAGCACTTCCTGGCGTCGCTCACTGAGAAGATGCTGAAGCTGTACAGGTGGGAGTGAACGAGCAGGAAACACGGCGCGGAGCGCGCGGCGAGGGCGAGGAGCGCGCGGCGAGGGTGCAGTCTGAGCGAAATTCTGCAAAACCAAATGCTGCTCAACTTTTATCCGTTTAGacgcaaaaaaaacaaaacattggtTACTCGAGATCGACGCGAGGAAACATTTTACcggttttttttccaaaccaaaCATCCACATCGCTGCTcgtctgacctttgacccgcACAGAAGGCTGAACGAAGAGTCAGGCGTGTGATAACTGAGGAAAGTGAGAAATACAACGAACGAAGATTGTGTTTACGCGAAGGTCCGATTGTAAAATCCCGTCGCGTTCAGGTCGTCTGAGCTGAGACTTTAGCGGAGGATAACGGCGCCAGTCGTGCTCTTAAAGGACCAAAGTACCACGGTGCTGTAGCTCTTCAACTACAAATCAtgcaaactttacattttatcaacattttcaggctgttcacatttttttctgtatttattatttttttttacatttttgttgaaactgaaacgaatcagtttgatttttttcaaaaacacgggaagaaggcagagagcaacatgaaaagaaatgagtgaaaattacaaggaaattagtcaaaaatgacaaaaattaaccaaaattagcaaaaaaaatagtttaaacaaacaaggaaattacctggaaaaagtgttttaaaaatatataaaattataacaaaaattagcaaaaaaaatagtttaaacaaacaaggaaattacttggaaaaagtgttttaaaaatatataaaattataacaaaTTACAATAACTgtcacataatttaaatatgcaattttgattattatatAGTTTCCCATTGCTTTTTCCTTCTCCcctacatattttccctctttttaatttgtttttttttttcaaaatctacaatttcttgcaatttctggaatatttctttttgaaaaaatgaaaaaactgatttttcaagttgaaaaactgtgaaatgcacctaaaaaaagcagcacaagaaaagtgatgtcactccagatttcaaagggttaatatgaaaATCAGTTAGCAGAGTCCGGGTCGTCACTTTCAATATCAATTAACGACGGCTGCAATTAACCATTAGTTTCGTTTTCCTGCGAATTATTTTCGCAggaaaacgaaaaaaaaaccaacgtaaatttaattattatttgacctttaaaatgttagaaaatggtGAGAAATCC
Protein-coding sequences here:
- the LOC121939231 gene encoding E3 ubiquitin-protein ligase RFWD3-like codes for the protein MALNRTPQQDSSQLPSCSCSPVQTFSAGSSCKLLTKNAVFRRPDGGGTLVCAGDESSNSTMVWDAGSGSLLQKLPADLPVLDISPFSVNGEHFLASLTEKMLKLYRWE